The window tttttattAGGTGAACTTGTTCTGTAGAGCATGCGGGAGAGCTGTGCAGAGAAGACAGAGAGCAGTGGTTCTTCTTTGCGCCCATGCAGGAGAGGGAGGCCAGAGGAGGGCGGCCCAGCCGGAGCATGGCCACCGGCTACTGGAAGGCCACCGGGCCTTCTGGCTACGTCTACTCGTCTGACAACAAGGTGATCGGCGTGAAAAATTCAATGGTTTTCTACTTGGGAAAACCTCCCACAGGAAGAAAAACCCAATGGAAATTGAACACGTATAGGGCCATTGAACTCCCGCCTACCCTCAATTCCACAAGCAGTTCCACTCCTAAGGTGAACGTGCTGCTATCAAGAAATTCGGACCTTTATTTCAACTTTCTAGAGATAGAAAGGATAAAATAACTTCGCGTGCATGACACCTAGGTTGTCCAATCTTCACTTTGAATAATTGTTCTGTATTGGATTTCTACTGAGTATTTATTGGTGTTGTGCTGTTGGAGACTATTGAATTTTCGTCTCTAGTTTAGTTCCTACTTGGGCTTTTATagaaaaatgcaacaaacatttttttgtgtGTTAATTTTCTGGAAATAATGCACTTTCAGCTAAGCCGTGAATTCTCGTTGTGCCGAGTGTATGTGGTATCCGGGTGCTCTCAAGCATTTGATCACCGGCCACCAGACGCAATGGCTGGAGAGACAACAATCCAAGGTGGCGACGATGCTGCTAGCAGTGGAGGTGCTAAATGCGGAGATGCATCATCATTGGGACAAGTAGTAGCCAATGCAAGAAGTTCCCATCCATGGGAGACGGCAAGTTTGGAAGAACCAATTTGGGACTGGGAGCAACTTAATTGGCTCTAATTTCATGTAGAGGTACTCTGATGTTGTAGTTTTCTGGTAGTCGATGCAATCATAAGTATATCTATCAGTATGAAGACATTATGCTTGATACCTGATCAATAGGTAGGCCGAACATGATATTCAGCCTAAATGTTGGGAATGAATCCTAAGCATCTATGTTGGAAATGGGAGGCGGCGAGTTTGGAAGAACCAATTTGGGATTGGGAGATACTGGATCGGATTGTGCTTGATACCTAATCAATAGGTAGGCCGAACATGATACCCAGACTAAATGTTGGAAATGAATCCTAAGCatctataattttttcaaataatattgaCCAGGCCTACGAGGTCAAACTCAATAGACTAGGTTCAAGAAGGAAACTAATATGCCTTTTCGGGCAAGTACAGCAATCCTCGATACCtaattagcaaaaaaaagaTATCCATTAGTAAGCTTCTCCATGTATCAATCGTTTTAAATTTGATGGCTGATGTGTCCAAGAACTTGTGATTCATGGTTTATAAGGGaatcatttgatcaaaattgtTACAGTCAATCAACATCTAGCAAATTAGGGCTAGTAAAATGTTGGAGTATATTgtaaaataacaaagaaaactGAGATATCTTCAATTATACGATATATAATTCCGTTGTATTTGTACAATGTACTAcatctctttaaaaaaattatcgattaaAACTCATTGTATTGGCGTCAAACACTAACTGATTTAACTTAAAAgataaatgatattttattagAAGGACGTGTGTTTATATCAACATTCATAAAGAGTAATTAACCAAACTACATTGCACAACTTAAGTGCAAAAGATATTCTTTCCATCTCATAATATAGCTTTACATGTTgttttcttatcaaaattattaatgaattaTGAGTTTCTTATATTTATTAACACATGCACgtctttttgaaaatatgttatacGGTACCCTGTATCTTTATGCAACGTTCTCCGCAAAAATCTTAGATTATGATGGCTCACAGTGCATCATGTCTGTAAGTGTAATTAGATATTgtttaaatatttctttcatGAAAGTGCTGCTTATTGAATAAATAAGAAGTACACAAGCGAAGAAATAATTCCTGATAAATAgactgtgattttttttttttttcaaacaaccCTCCCCATTAATTAACTATTCAAATTGAAGATTTAAAGCTAACTTgtgtaaataaaaaatgaaaaataaaattgcacgACCTTTGTACCTTATATATGTCCATATTCTCACATAGTTCATATGATTTAAGCATCGCCTTGCCCAAAAATCTATATAAAACATCATAACTATATGTTCTATCGTTAAATGAGA of the Eucalyptus grandis isolate ANBG69807.140 chromosome 10, ASM1654582v1, whole genome shotgun sequence genome contains:
- the LOC104423426 gene encoding NAC domain-containing protein 90: MEEHPTGFRFYPTEEELISFYLHNQLHGLKQDKIHRVIPVLDIFDTEPWNLPQHAGELCREDREQWFFFAPMQEREARGGRPSRSMATGYWKATGPSGYVYSSDNKVIGVKNSMVFYLGKPPTGRKTQWKLNTYRAIELPPTLNSTSSSTPKLSREFSLCRVYVVSGCSQAFDHRPPDAMAGETTIQGGDDAASSGGAKCGDASSLGQVVANARSSHPWETASLEEPIWDWEQLNWL